In Geothrix edaphica, the genomic stretch CTGCCGAAGGAGGCCTCGGGGAACACGCTGTAGTCGAGCCGGGGCCGCAGCATGTGGCCGTCGCCCAGGTCGAAGGTGCCGTGGACGCCCACGCCGGGGCCGGGCTTGCTGTCCACGAAGTCCTTCAGGTCGCCCAGGGGGATGTTCACCAGACCCTGCACGCCGTACCGGGGGGCTTCGGCCTGGAGGGACAGCGCGGCAGCGGCCAGGACAGCCAGGGTCAGCGGGGACGAGATCTTCATGGTTCCTCCGGAATGGCGCGCGGACCCAGGATGGGCCGGCCGGGCGCCCGGGGCCATGGTGCCATGAAAACGGGGATTCCACCCCTCATCGGAGGTGACAAAAACGGAACTAGAAATAAAGATCTAGTTCGAGTTGAATCCGATCGTGATCCGATTATTTCCAACGAAAAGGCGCCCCTGCGGGCGCCTTTTCGTTGGAAGCGAGGGACTCTACTCGCCGTTCTCGGTGCGGCGTTCCTTGAGGCGGCCGGCCTTGCCGAGCTTCTCGCGCAGGAAGTAGAGCTTGGCGCGGCGGACCTTGCCGTGGCGCACGACTTCAAGCTTGTCGATGGTGGGGCTGTTGAGGGGGAAGATGCGCTCCACGCCCACGCCGCTCGCGACCTTGCGGACGGTGAAGGAGGTGCGCATGCCACCGCCCTTGATGCCGATGACGATGCCCTGGAAGAGCTGGATGCGCTCCTTCTCGCCTTCCTTCACCTTGACGTGCACCTTGACGGTGTCGCCGGGCGTGAT encodes the following:
- the rplS gene encoding 50S ribosomal protein L19, yielding MSHIIDQLEASLLRSDLPRITPGDTVKVHVKVKEGEKERIQLFQGIVIGIKGGGMRTSFTVRKVASGVGVERIFPLNSPTIDKLEVVRHGKVRRAKLYFLREKLGKAGRLKERRTENGE